Proteins from a single region of Rhea pennata isolate bPtePen1 chromosome 6, bPtePen1.pri, whole genome shotgun sequence:
- the LOC134142226 gene encoding proline-rich protein 13-like, whose protein sequence is MWNPNQGTPGGVPPPQVQICPPAPATCPGSYTPPGPYPGYPPAPSAPPAAHPMGHPGSYPCGPPPPGPCPPGHHPHRPHHPGHHPHGHPPPGVQVCPPCPTNCHQKHHKKHKKKHSKSSHKHHGGKHSSSSSSSSSDSD, encoded by the exons ATGTGGAACCCCAACCAAG GAACACCCGGAGGAGTACCACCACCACAAGTGCAAATTTGCCCACCTGCCCCGGCAACATGCCCTGGGTCCTACACGCCACCAGGTCCCTATCCTGGCTACCCTCCAGCACCATCTGCCCCCCCTGCAGCCCATCCCATGGGACACCCAGGTAGCTACCCCTGTGGTCCCCCTCCACCTGGCCCCTGCCCTCCTGGACATCACCCCCACAGGCCCCACCATCCAGGGCATCACCCCCATGGGCACCCCCCACCAGGAGTGCAGGTGTGCCCACCGTGCCCAACTAACTGCCATCAGAAGCATCATAAGAAGCACAAGAAGAAACACTCAAAGTCCAGCCATAAGCACCATGGAGGCAAG cacTCCTCAAGCAGCTCAAGCAGCAGTTCTGATTCTGACTAA
- the FTCD gene encoding formimidoyltransferase-cyclodeaminase: protein MAKLVECVPNFSEGNNKEVIEALGQAISQTPGCVLLDVDAGPSTNRTVYTFVGAPEAVVEGALNAARVAEQLIDMSRHTGEHPRMGALDVCPFVPVMNVSMEECIACAYNFGQRLSTELGVPVYLYGEAARQESRKSLPAIRAGEYEALPVKLVKPEWAPDFGPPTFVPRWGATVTGARTFLIAYNINLLCTKELAHRIALNIREQGRGTDQPGRLKKVQGIGWYLEEENIAQVSTNLLDFETTPLHEVYEAVCRDAEDLKLPVVGSQLVGLIPKKAMLDAAEFYIKKENLFILEEEHKLRLVISRLGLDSLSPFNPRERVIEYLVQAGEADKGLVAKPLYAFVRAVGGRSAAPGGGSVSAAVSALGAALGCMVGLMSYGKRQFEQLDAVMRKLIPPFHQAMDELVAMVDADSRAFSSYMEAMKLPKSTPEERVRRAAAMQQGLKTAVEVPCALAEKVNGLWPALKEMACHCNLACKSDIQVGAKMLEAGVYGAYFNVMINLKDITDEKFKQMMSQKVSGLLEEAKQSLALVLALLEKRAV, encoded by the exons GTGATTGAGGCGCTGGGGCAAGCCATCTCCCAGACGCCTGGCTGCGTGTTGCTGGATGTAGATGCTGGGCCCTCTACTAATCGCACTGTCTATACCTTTGTGGGAGCCCCAGAAGCTGTTGTTGAAGGAGCACTGAATGCGGCCCGAGTGGCTGAGCAGCTCATTGACATGAGTCGGCACACGG GTGAACACCCTCGTATGGGGGCCCTGGACGTTTGCCCCTTTGTGCCAGTTATGAACGTGAGCATGGAGGAGTGTATTGCCTGCGCCTACAACTTTGGGCAGCGTTTGTCGACAGAGCTGGGGGTGCCTG TTTACCTGTATGGAGAGGCAGCACGGCAGGAGAGCAGGAAATCCCTGCCAGCCATTCGTGCCGGAGAATACGAGGCACTCCCCGTAAAG CTTGTGAAACCGGAATGGGCTCCTGATTTTGGGCCTCCCACCTTTGTCCCCCGGTGGGGGGCCACAGTGACAGGAGCCCGGACCTTCCTTATTGCATACAACATCAACCTGCTCTGCACCAAGGAGCTGGCTCACCGCATTGCCCTCAACATCCGGGAGCAGGGCCGTGGCACTGACCAG CCCGGGCGCTTGAAGAAAGTCCAAGGAATTGGCTGGTATTTGGAGGAAGAGAATATAGCCCAGGTTTCGACAAACCTCCTGGACTTTGAGACCACACCACTCCACGAAGTCTATGAGGCGGTCTGCCGAGACGCAGAG GATCTGAAGCTCCCTGTGGTGGGGTCCCAGCTGGTGGGGCTTATCCCCAAGAAGGCCATGCTGGATGCAGCTGAGTTTTACATCAAGAAGGAAAACCTTTTCATCCTGGAGGAGGAACACAAGTTAAGGCTG GTGATCAGCCGTCTGGGCCTGGATTCCCTGTCTCCATTTAACCCCCGGGAGCGTGTCATTGA GTACCTAGTacaggcaggagaagcagacaAGGGGCTTGTGGCCAAGCCGCTGTATGCCTTCGTGCGAGCAGTTGGCGGGAGGTCAGCGGCACCGGGAGGAGGCTCTGTGTCTGCAGCTGTGTCTGCGCTG GGAGCAGCGCTGGGCTGTATGGTGGGGCTGATGAGCTATGGGAAGCGGCAGTTTGAGCAGCTGGATGCTGTCATGAGGAAGCTGATTCCCCCCTTCCACCAGGCCATGGATGAACTGGTGGCCATGGTTGATGCCGATTCCCGTGCCTTCAGCAGCTACATG GAAGCTATGAAGCTGCCAAAAAGTACCCCTGAAGAGAGGGTGAG GCGTGCAGCTGCCATGCAGCAGGGGCTGAAGACGGCGGTGGAAGTACCCTGTGCCCTGGCAGAGAAGGTGAATGGACTCTGGCCTGCATTAAAGGAGATGGCATGCCACTGCAACCTGGCCTGCAAATCTGACATCCAG GTGGGAGCCAAGATGCTGGAAGCTGGTGTGTATGGGGCCTATTTCAATGTCATGATCAATCTCAAAGACATAACAGATGAGAAGTTCAAGCAAATG ATGTCCCAGAAGGTCTCCGGGCTCCTGGAAGAGGCGAAGCAGAGCTTGGCACTTGTGCTGGCACTGCTGGAGAAGCGGGCAGTGTGA